Proteins found in one Amphiura filiformis chromosome 14, Afil_fr2py, whole genome shotgun sequence genomic segment:
- the LOC140169310 gene encoding ATP-binding cassette sub-family C member 12-like, translating to MNSTKPMRQNNDDRKVNHGNSRRDSHGSYQEATHAVYNPTYTKINSRKKKKRKTDTRPPIDKASWFSILTFSWVTPLFIKGWKGTLKTEDLTVASHKDSSKMNSHRLETRWAHLLTKYGSKDASLLSALLYVMRSGVIHSTIAVTIGYVSAIVSSVSNRVP from the exons ATGAATTCAACCAAGCCAATGCGTCAAAACAATGATGATAGGAAAGTTAACCATGGAAACAGTAGAAGAGACTCACATGGATCGTACCAGGAAGCTACACATGCTGTGTACAACCCAACTTATACCAAAATCAATTCGcgcaagaaaaagaaaagaaaaacggaTACAAG GCCTCCAATAGACAAAGCTAGCTGGTTTTCAATCCTCACCTTTTCATGGGTTACACCACTGTTTATCAAGGGATGGAAAGGAACCCTGAAGACAGAGGATCTTACAGTTGCTTCACATAAAGACTCATCCAAGATGAACAGTCACAG GCTTGAGACAAGATGGGCTCATTTACTTACCAAGTATGGAAGTAAAGATGCGTCACTGCTCAGTGCGTTGTTATATGTCATGCGAAGCGGTGTCATCCACAGTACAATTGCCGTTACCATAGGATACGTTTCAGCTATTGTCTCTTCGGTGAGTAACAGGGTACCCTAA